The following coding sequences lie in one Paenibacillus durus ATCC 35681 genomic window:
- a CDS encoding glycine betaine ABC transporter substrate-binding protein, protein MRNRRKIMSITLPLLLLAAVMLAGCSSSGSGSQTVKLAYVAWDSEIASTYVVKEVLESKLNKTVELLQVDAGPMFAGVAGGSADAMVAAWLPSTHASYIEKYGKDLEDLGVNLDGTKIGLTVPAYMKVDSIEDLTDTAVADSLDHKIIGIEPGAGIMSATEKALKDYKLDGYTLVESSSAPMAQELQKAYDANKPIVVTGWTPHWMFANMDLKYLNDPKGVYGSDEQIHTLVRKGLNDDQPDVHRFLDQFQWTPEDMAKVMVAIQGGQSPEEAAKAWVDANPDKVNEWTKGIE, encoded by the coding sequence TCCATTACTCTGCCTTTGCTCCTGCTGGCCGCCGTTATGCTGGCAGGCTGCTCGTCCTCGGGGAGCGGCTCGCAAACCGTCAAGCTGGCTTACGTGGCCTGGGATTCCGAAATTGCCAGCACCTATGTCGTCAAGGAAGTGCTGGAGTCGAAGCTGAACAAGACGGTTGAGCTGCTTCAGGTTGACGCCGGTCCGATGTTCGCCGGGGTAGCGGGAGGAAGCGCTGACGCGATGGTTGCGGCCTGGCTGCCGAGCACGCATGCTTCCTATATTGAGAAATACGGAAAAGACCTGGAAGATTTGGGCGTGAATCTTGACGGAACAAAAATTGGACTGACGGTTCCGGCTTATATGAAAGTGGATTCGATTGAAGATCTGACTGACACAGCGGTCGCAGATTCGCTGGACCATAAAATTATCGGCATCGAGCCGGGCGCCGGCATTATGTCGGCCACGGAAAAAGCGCTGAAGGATTACAAGCTGGACGGCTATACGCTGGTGGAAAGCTCGTCGGCGCCGATGGCGCAGGAGCTGCAAAAGGCCTATGACGCCAACAAGCCGATTGTCGTCACCGGCTGGACGCCGCACTGGATGTTCGCAAATATGGACCTTAAATATCTGAACGATCCCAAAGGCGTATACGGCAGTGATGAACAGATTCACACATTGGTCCGTAAAGGTCTGAATGACGATCAGCCGGACGTTCACCGGTTCCTGGACCAGTTCCAGTGGACGCCAGAGGATATGGCGAAGGTCATGGTAGCCATTCAGGGCGGACAGTCTCCGGAGGAAGCGGCCAAGGCTTGGGTAGATGCCAACCCGGACAAAGTGAATGAATGGACGAAGGGTAT